One Brassica napus cultivar Da-Ae chromosome A1, Da-Ae, whole genome shotgun sequence genomic region harbors:
- the LOC106441508 gene encoding ctenidin-3, with protein MSSMKASLLLYFLFFLHLQHYFFQATSRSTTRLATADPSHVNLPVQSVESKHDGNAFADKAAELAVVVKKGGGGGGHGGGGGGGGGGRGGGGRGGGRSSGGGGRGVYPGFGVGGGRSSGGGGRGVYPGFGVGGGRSSGGGGRGVYPGFGVGGGFHHHGGNRSSGDRKSVSVLLGLSTLLGLVLGF; from the coding sequence ATGAGTTCTATGAAAGCTTCTTTGCTTCTATACTTTCTATTTTTTCTCCATCTCCAGCACTACTTTTTTCAAGCCACCTCACGATCTACTACACGTTTAGCCACCGCTGATCCAAGCCATGTCAATCTTCCGGTCCAGTCAGTTGAGTCGAAACATGACGGTAACGCTTTTGCTGACAAAGCAGCGGAACTAGCTGTCGTTGTTAAGAAAGGAGGTGGCGGAGGTGGACACGGCGGAGGTGGCGGAGGTGGCGGAGGTGGACGTGGCGGAGGTGGACGTGGAGGTGGACGCAGCTCTGGTGGAGGAGGACGAGGAGTGTATCCAGGTTTTGGAGTAGGTGGTGGACGCAGCTCTGGTGGAGGAGGACGAGGAGTGTATCCAGGTTTTGGAGTAGGTGGTGGACGCAGCTCTGGTGGAGGAGGACGAGGAGTGTATCCAGGTTTTGGAGTAGGTGGTGGATTTCATCACCATGGTGGTAACCGTTCAAGCGGCGACCGGAAAAGTGTTAGCGTTCTACTTGGTTTATCGACTTTACTCGGTTTAGTTTTGGGTTTTTAG